The Parabacteroides sp. AD58 genome includes a window with the following:
- a CDS encoding family 20 glycosylhydrolase, which produces MLIPKRVGKILGGTLLVGSVFFTSCNQTVETQIQLIPEPFEMTQSDGMFKIGHAMLVGAGSASNKVNFQVDPNASDIPDEGYRLEVDGAGVRLVAKTETGLFYGKQTLLQLLTPDGLPYVKINDHPRFPYRGLHLDVSRHFFDKEEVKKLMNVMSYYKLNTLHLHLTDAGGWRLQIDKYPKLTQEGAFRTQSDWREWWDNGKDRQYVKEGTKGAYGGYYTKDDIRELVAYAAEKHITIIPEIEFPSHSDEVFVAYPELCCAGKSHTGGDFCIGNPKTFEFMENVLSEVIELFPSEYIHIGGDEAAKNAWKTCPKCQALMKKEKLTNVDELQSYMIHKAEEFLNSKGRRLIGWDEILEGGLAPEATVMSWRGEAAGFKSARMGHDVIMTPGNYMYFDFYQADPRHQPVAIGGYTPIRKVYSYNPIPQDSLTAEEAKHFLGVQANTWTEYIPTPEHLEYMMFPRALAVAEIGWTPQEKRDWQDFKPRVNAHIPVLQRMGLNPFPLSNELEFDMVVDTVKKEIRVTMDAEKYPAEIHYTTDGSTPTASSPIYQEPIVVKDSAKIVAGIFVDGQLQDRVSEQRVDYHKGIGKSIRFNSRLYPGYMAGGMNAIIDGYRGGLTYLDQRWQGYTDNLDCVIDLGEVMDLHQVSSKWMQLKGPWVYQPEQVEILTSEDGKNFTSQGIIPTTVSRENPDLIFQEYTFNGNWKARYLQVKAKNKPNGGFIFVDEIVIW; this is translated from the coding sequence ATGCTAATACCAAAACGTGTGGGTAAGATACTAGGCGGAACATTACTGGTTGGTTCTGTCTTTTTTACCTCCTGTAATCAAACAGTAGAAACACAAATTCAACTGATACCAGAGCCATTTGAAATGACACAATCGGATGGCATGTTTAAAATTGGTCATGCAATGCTTGTCGGAGCAGGTTCGGCCAGCAACAAAGTAAACTTTCAAGTAGATCCGAATGCATCAGATATTCCAGATGAAGGCTATCGTCTGGAAGTTGATGGAGCAGGAGTTCGTCTGGTTGCTAAGACAGAAACCGGATTATTCTATGGCAAGCAAACTTTACTGCAACTGCTTACTCCTGACGGATTGCCTTATGTAAAGATCAATGATCATCCTCGTTTCCCCTATCGAGGTCTGCATCTTGATGTTTCCCGTCATTTCTTCGACAAAGAGGAAGTCAAGAAGCTAATGAATGTTATGTCGTACTACAAGCTGAATACCCTGCATCTTCACCTCACAGATGCTGGAGGCTGGCGTCTGCAAATCGACAAATATCCAAAACTGACACAAGAGGGCGCCTTCCGAACCCAATCTGATTGGCGTGAATGGTGGGATAACGGTAAAGATCGTCAGTACGTAAAAGAAGGGACAAAAGGAGCTTATGGTGGTTATTACACCAAAGACGATATCCGCGAATTAGTAGCTTATGCCGCCGAGAAACATATTACTATTATTCCAGAAATTGAATTTCCGTCCCATTCAGATGAAGTATTCGTGGCTTATCCCGAATTATGTTGTGCCGGGAAGTCACATACCGGAGGTGATTTCTGTATCGGCAACCCGAAAACTTTCGAGTTTATGGAAAATGTACTATCAGAAGTTATTGAACTCTTCCCTTCTGAGTACATACATATCGGTGGTGACGAAGCAGCCAAGAATGCGTGGAAAACTTGTCCGAAATGCCAGGCATTGATGAAGAAAGAGAAACTCACCAATGTCGATGAGTTACAAAGCTACATGATCCATAAAGCTGAAGAATTTCTGAATTCCAAAGGCCGCCGTCTGATCGGTTGGGATGAAATTCTGGAAGGCGGACTGGCTCCCGAAGCGACTGTTATGTCATGGCGTGGTGAAGCGGCCGGATTCAAATCAGCACGTATGGGGCATGATGTCATCATGACGCCGGGCAATTATATGTATTTCGACTTCTATCAAGCTGATCCCCGACATCAACCGGTAGCCATTGGCGGATATACGCCGATCCGGAAAGTATATAGTTACAATCCGATCCCTCAGGATTCGCTGACAGCCGAAGAAGCCAAGCATTTTCTGGGTGTACAAGCGAATACGTGGACTGAATATATTCCTACTCCAGAACATTTAGAGTATATGATGTTCCCTCGTGCCCTTGCCGTGGCAGAAATCGGTTGGACTCCGCAGGAAAAACGGGATTGGCAAGATTTCAAACCACGTGTTAATGCACACATCCCAGTCCTACAACGGATGGGATTGAATCCTTTCCCGCTTTCCAACGAACTGGAATTTGACATGGTTGTAGATACAGTCAAGAAGGAAATCCGCGTAACCATGGATGCTGAGAAATATCCGGCTGAAATCCACTATACAACAGATGGATCTACCCCGACAGCGTCTTCACCTATCTATCAGGAACCGATTGTTGTCAAAGACTCGGCTAAAATTGTAGCAGGCATCTTCGTAGACGGTCAGTTACAGGACCGAGTTTCCGAGCAGCGCGTTGATTACCATAAAGGAATTGGGAAAAGCATCCGCTTCAACAGCCGTCTGTACCCGGGTTATATGGCCGGAGGCATGAATGCCATTATTGATGGTTACCGAGGAGGACTGACTTATCTTGACCAGCGTTGGCAGGGTTACACAGACAATTTAGACTGTGTCATTGATCTGGGCGAAGTCATGGATCTGCATCAAGTCTCTTCGAAATGGATGCAACTGAAAGGTCCTTGGGTATATCAGCCTGAACAGGTAGAAATCCTGACATCCGAAGACGGGAAGAATTTCACATCGCAGGGAATTATTCCGACTACCGTTTCCCGCGAAAATCCGGATCTGATTTTCCAGGAATATACCTTTAACGGAAACTGGAAAGCACGCTATTTACAAGTAAAAGCGAAAAATAAGCCTAATGGCGGATTTATTTTCGTAGATGAAATCGTCATCTGGTAA